CGACCGGTGTGCTGTCGGGCTGCGACGCCAGCCCGGGCCAGGTCGGCTCCGGTTCCGGCGGGGAACTGCGCCAGGTCACCGTCGTCGGCAGCGGTGAGGTGCGCGGCGCGCCGGACACCCTGAACGTCCGGGCCTCGGTGGAGGCCGTCGCCCCCGATGTCACCGGCGCGATGAACCAGACCAGCGAACGGGTGCAAGCGGTGATCAACGCGCTGGTCGACGCCGGGGTGGACCGCGATGACATCAGCACCACCAACGTCAGCCTGCAGCCGCAGTTCGCCAACGACGGCAACACCATCACCGGCTACCGGGCCAGCAACGCGTTCGAGGTGAAGATCCGCCAAGTCGACGCCGCCTCGCCGGCGCTGGCCCTGATCATCAGCAGCGGCGGCAATTCCACCCGGATCAACAACGTCAGCTACACCATCGAGGACGACTCGCAGCTGGTGCGCGACGCCCGGGCGCGGGCCTTCGACGACGCCCGCGAACGCGCCGAACAGTACGCGGAGCTGTCCGGGCTGAAGCTGGGCAAGGTCGTCTCGATCTCGGAGAGCAGCGAAACCCAGGCGCCGCCCACGCCGATGCCGCGGGCCGAGATGGCCGCCGCGCCGGTGCCGTTGGAGCCCGGTCAGCAGACCGTGCAGTTCTCGGTGACCGTGGTCTGGGAGCTCACCTAGACCGGTGGACCGAGGCCGGGCTAACCGGCCGGGGCGATGTCGACCGGGATGCCGTTGAGCACCGCGGTGCCCGACAGGGGATCGAGCCGGCTGCCGTCGTTGAGCTGGTTGACGTTGACGCCGGGATGGTCGGCGGCCACCCGCTGGCCGGTGCCGTCGCGGTCGTGTCCCCAGCCGTGCGGCAGCGACACCACCCCGCGGCGCATCTCGTCGCTGCGCTCCACCGGCGCCGACAGCTCCCCGCCCGGCCCCTTGACGACCGCGGTGTCGGTGAGCCCGAGTTCGGCGGCGTCGTCGGGATGGATCCGCAGCGTGCACCGGTTGCTGCCGCCGACCAGCGCGGGCAGGTTGTGCATCCAGCTGTTGTTGGAGCGCAGATGGCGCCGGCCGATCAGCACGAAGCCGTGGTCGCGGCGGTCGAGGTCGGCGCGCAGCCGGTCGACGTCGGCGAGCAGCGGCTGCGGCGCCAACTCGATCCGCCCCGACGGGGTGCGCAGCAGCTCGGGCAGCCGGGGCCGCAGCGGGCCGAGGTCGATACCGTGCGGTGCGGCCTTGACCCGCTGCAGGGTCAGCCCGTCGGGCTTGGCGCCGAACGCGTCGCCGTACGGGCCGAGCCGCAGCATCATGTCCAGCCGCCGCTCGTAGCCGGGGCCGGGCGGCAGCATGCCCACCAGTTCCTTGACCGGGCGGCCGGCCACCGGCGAGTCCGGGTCGGCGGTCTCCTTGGCCAGCGTCGTGGCGATCACCTGCTCGTCGACCAGTGCCGGATCGCCGTCCGGGCCGGCGCCGAACACGATCAGGATGAGCCGCGACAGGATCTCCGCCTCGTCCGGGCGGCCGGAAAGCGGCAGCGGCGCAGGGGAATACCGGACGTTGTTGCGCACCGCGAGGTTGTTCAGCGCGAAGTCGAAGTGCGGGCTGCGCGACGGCGGCGGGGGCGGCAGGATCACGTCGGCGTGCCGGGTGGTCTCGTTGAGGTAGGGGTCGACGCTGACCATGAACCCCAGCCCCGCGAGCGCCCGGTCGAGCCGGTCGCCGTCGGGCGCCGACAGCACCGGGTTGCCCGCGATGGTGATCAGCGCCTTGATCTGCCCGTCGCCGGGGGTGTCGATCTCCTCGGCCAGCGCGGTCGCCGGAAACTCCGACAGCACTTCGGGATATCCCGACACCCGGCTGCGCCACCGGCCGGTGGTGAACCCGCGACCGGGCCGCGGCGGACGCGGCGCGGGGGCGGTGGGGCCGAGCGGGAACATCACCCCGCCGGGGCGGTCCAGGTTGCCGGTCAGCACGTTGACCGCGTCCACCAGCCAGCTGGTCAGGGTGCCGAATTCGACAGTGCAGGTTCCGATCCGGCCGTACACCGCGGCGGTGGGAGCGGCGGCGAGTTCGCGGGCCAGGGTGCGGATCTCGCCGGCGTCGACGCCGCAGTAGCCGGCGACCCGCTCCGGGGTGAAATCCGCTGCCACCCGCTGCATTTCGTCCACACCGTGGACGTGGTCGGCGAGTGCTCCGAGATCGGCCAGCCGCTCGTCGAACAGCACGTTCACCACCGCCTGCAGCAGGGCGGCGTCGGTGCCGGGGCGTACCGCCAGATGCCGGTCGGCGAGTTCGGCGGTGCGGGTGCGGGCCGGATCGATGACCACCAGCCGGCCGCCGCGGCGGCGCAGCGCCTTGAGCCGGCCGACGAAGTCCGGCGCGGTGGCCAGACTGCCGTTGGAGACAACGGGATTCGCACCGATGATGACGAGGTAGTCGGTGCGGTCGAGATCCGGGACGGTGAACGCGACCGGGCTGCCGAACATCAGCCCGAGCGCGACGTGTTTGGGCATCTGGTCCAGCGTGCTGGCGCTGAACACCTGACGGGTGCCCAGCGCGCGGATGAGCACCGGCGGGTACAGCGCGCCGGCGACGGTGTGGGCGTTGGGGTTGCCCAGATACACCCCGACGGCCCCACCGCCGTGTTCGCCCAGCACCGCGCCCAGCCCGGCGGCGACCGCGGCGAACGCCTCGGCCCAACTCGCGGGAACGAGCCGGCCGTCGCGGCGCACCAGCGGTCCGGGCAGCCGGTCGGGGTCGTTGTCGAGCTCGGCGAAGCTCGCGCCCTTGGGGCAGATGAACCCGGCGCTGAACACGTCGTCCTTGTCGCCGCGGGCGCCGGTCACCCGGCCGTCGGCGATGGTGAGCGTCAGGCCGCAGGTGGCCTCGCACAGCGGGCAGATGCGCAGCACGGTGTCGGTCATGGCCTCAATCCTGCGCCGAAAGTGAAGCCAGGGCTGTTGATCGCCGGGATTTACCGCCGTGGGTTCACTTTCGCGCAGAGGTCGGGGCCGAGTTCACTGCTCGGCGTAGACCCGCGGGTGCAGCGTGCCGATGTAGGGGAGGTCCCGGTAGCGCTCCGCGTAGTCCAGGCCGTAGCCGACGACGAACTCGTTGGGGATGTCGAACCCGACGTAGGCGATGTCGACGTCGGCGCGCACCGCCTCGGGTTTGCGCATCAGCGCGCACACCCGCAGCGAACGCGGATTGCGGGTGGCCAGGTTGCGCAGCAGCCACGACAGGGTCAGCCCGGAATCGACGATGTCCTCGACGATCAGCACGTCGCGGCCGCTGATGTCGCGGTCGAGGTCCTTGAGGATGCGGACCACCCCCGACGACGAAGTCGACGACCCGTAGGAGCTGACCGCCATGAACTCCATCTGCACCGGCAGCGGGATGGCACGGGCCAGATCGGTGACGAAGAACACCGCGCCCTTGAGCACCGTGACCAGCAGCAGGTCCTGCCCGGACGCCCGGCACGTCTCGGCGTAGTCCTCGCCCACCCGCGCACCGAGTTCAGCGATCTTGGCCTGGATCTGTTCGGAGGTGAGAAGCACCGACTTGATGTCGCCGGGATACAGCTCGGCGGATTGCGCAGCCACGTGCACAGCGTGCCATGCCTCAGACCGGTTCGGTGTGCAGGGTCAGCCTGCCGCCGCTGCGCCGAGCGAACAACCGGGTGCGGGCCAGCCGCGACCCGACCGCCACCCCACCCTGACCGCGCCAGGCGGTGATCAGCGCGTCGACCGCCCGGATCTGCTTGTCGGTCAGATCGGTCGCGCCGCCGGCGAGCAGCCAGCCCCGCAGCACCCGCCGCCGCAGCGCGGGATCGAGCGTCTCGAGCCGGCGCACGTCGAGCCCGGCGTCGGTGCTCGCCTCGGCGCGGACGGCGTCGGCCAGCCGGTCCAGGCAGTCGGTGTCCTCGCGCAGCGCGGCCGCCGTGCGGGCCAGCGCCTCGGCCACCCCGCCGCCGAGCACGTCCTCCAGCAGCGGCAGCACCTCGGTGCGCAGCCGGACCCGGGTGAACCGCCGGTCGGTGTTGTGCGGGTCCTGCCACGGGGTCAGCCCCAGCTCGGCGCAGGCGGCGTGGGTGACCGCGCGCCGTACCTCGAGCAGTGGCCGGCACCACGGCGGGTCGTAGGGCCGCATCCCGGCGATCGACCGGGGCCCCGACCCGCGGCCCAGCCCCAACAGCACCGTCTCGGCCTGATCGTCGAGGGTGTGGGCCAGCAGCACCGGGGCGTCGCCGCGGGCTTTGCGCAGCGCCTCGTAGCGGGCGGTGCGCGCCGCCGCCTCCAGTCCGCCGTCCCGGCCGACCTCGACGGTGAGCACCTGCACCGCAACGCATCCCAGCGCCAGCGCCTGATCGCGGGCGGTGTGCGCCACCCGGTCGGAGCCGGCTTGCAGCCGGTGGTCGACGATCAGCGCGGTGGTGGGACGAAGCCGGGCCGCGACGGCGGTGAGCGCCAGCGAGTCCGCCCCACCGGAGAGCGCCACACACCAGCCGGGCACGTCGACGGCGTGGTGGCGGCAGAACTGGTCCACCGCCGCGGTCAGCGCGGCTACAGCACCCGATCGATCCACAGCTGCGGCTCGTCGATCTCGGCGGGCAGCGGCAGGTTCTCCGGTCCGGACCAGATCGCGTTGAATCGGGCCATGCCGACCCGGGCCACCACGTGGTCGACGAACGCCTTGCCGCGGGTGTACTGGCTCATCTTGGCGTCCACCCCCAGCAGCGCCCGCAGCAGCCGCTGCAGCGGCGGTTGGCTGCGTCGGCGACGCTCGTCGAAGCGGCTGCGGATCACCGCCACCGACGGAACCACCGCCGGACCCACCGCGTCCATCACGTGCTCGGCGTGCCCCTCCAGCAGCGTGCCCAGCACCAGCAGCTGGTCCAGGGCGCGGCGCTGCGGTTCGGCCTGCACCGCCCGCATCAGCCCGATCACCCCGGACGAGTACGGGTCGCCGCCGGAGCCGTCGGCGGCGGCGCGCCGGTCGCGCACGTACTCGGCGAGCCGGCCCACCAGCTCACCGACGTCGTTGCCGGGCTCCTCGGTGAGCACCGCCAGCGACTGCGACATGTGGTCGGCCAGCCAGGGATTGGCGCGGAACTGCACCCGGTGGGTCACCTCGTGCAGGCACACCCACATCCGGAAATCGGTGGGCCGCACCCGCAGTTGGCGTTCCACCGCGATCACGTTCGGGTAGACCAGCAGCAGCTCCCCGCCGTGCGGACCGAACGGGTCGTACTGGCCGAGGATGCCCTGCGACACGAACGCCAGCACCGCGCCGGTCTGCGCGCCGGTGATCCGGCCGGCGAACGACGGCCGGTTGCCGTCGGGCTGTTCGCCGCCGGTCATCACCCGCATCGATTCGGTGGCCGAGCGGATCCACTCGCGGCGGTCGACGATGCGGGCCTCCGGGATCTGATCGCCCTCGTTGAGGCCGGTCAGCTCACGCACCGGCACCTCGGCGCGGCGGGACAGTTCGGTGAGTTGTTCGACGGCCTGCCGGCGGGTGTACTCGGTGGCCGCCGGGCCGGGCCGGGCCAGTTTCTCGCCGACGGTGGCGGCGAACCGCCAGTCGACCGCACGGCCGACGCTCAGCCGGGTCTGCTGGGCCGGTGGGCTCATCGGCTGCACCCGCAGGACCGCAGCACGGCGGCGACGTTGTCCAGCGCGACCCGGCCCATGGGGCCGGCGTCGTTGGAGATCAGCGCGAAGGTCAGCACCCGTCCGCTCCGGTCGGTCACGATGCCGGCCAGCGTATTGGTGCCGGTCAGCGAGCCGGTCTTGGCGCGCAGGAACCCGGTGGCCGCCCGCCCGGCCTCGGTGTCGAGGTAGCGGTTGGACAGGGTTCCGCTGCCGCCGGCGATCGGCAGCAGTTCCACCAGCGGCCGCAGCGCGGGGGTGCGGTCACCGGCGGCGGCGTTGACGACGTCGTCGAGGGTCAGCGCGGTGAGCCGGTTGTCCACCGACAGCCCGGAGGAGTCGAACAGCCGGGCGCCTGCGGTGTTGATGCCGACGGACCGCAGCCGGTCCAGCACCGCCTCGACCGCGCCGGCGAAACTCTGCGGGCGGCCGGTGGCCGCGGCCACCTCGCGGCCGATCGCCTCGGCCATCACGTTGTCGGAGGCGTACATCATGTCGCGGAGCCGGTCGATCAGCGGCGGGGACTGCACCGAGCCGATCTCGTGGGTGGTGCGCGCCGGGCCGCGCAGCACGGTGACCCGGTTCGGGTCGACGCCGAGCGCGGCCGCCAGCGCCCGGCCGGCGTCCAGGGCCGGGGTGTGCGACCGCCGCGAGTCGAAGCTGACCGGCTGGGTACGGCCGCCGTCGAGCATGACGGCCTCCATCGGGGCGATGTCGCCGCCGTCGATGTCGAGCGGATCCCAGCCGGGCGCCATGGTCGGCCCGCTGTAGGCGCTGATGTCGACCTCCACGGCGGTGGGGCTGATCCCGGCGCGGCGCACCTGTTCGGCCAGATCGCTGATGCGGGCGGCGTCGCGGTACCAGGTGTCCTCGTCCGGCGGGGCGGCCGACAGGGTCGGGTCACCCCCGCCCTTGAGCACCACCACCCCCGGACGCTCACCGGCCAGCACCCGCGTGGTCAGCCGCGCGTCGCGGGGCAGCGTCAGCAGCGCGGCCGCCGCGGTGAGCGTCTTGTTCGTCGACGCGGGCTGCATCGGGACGGTCGCACCCTGCGACCACAGCTCGGCGCCGGTGAGGGCGTCGCTGACCCGGCCGGTGAACTTGCCGAGGTTCGGGTCGGCCAGCGCCGGGGCAAGTGCGGCGGCCAGCCGGGCCGGTTCGGGCCGGGGCGCGGTGTCGGCGACCGGGACCACCGCGGGTTTGGCGGTGACCGGAGCCGGCAGCGGTTTGCCCGCCGCGGCGTCGGGTGAGCCGCCGGTGACCACCGCGGCGACCGCGACCACGGCCGCAACCAGCACCAGCACCGCCACGCCGATCAGCGCGTGGGTGGATCGCCGCCACCGCGTCGGTCGCATTGCTCTCCCGTTTCGTTCGGACTCCCCCAGTACAGCAGGGTATCCCTCCATTAATGTTGACCCGCACGTCGTCACAGGCGGCGCGATGCCGGCACGGGGTCGCCGGGGTGCCTCGTCGCCGGAGACGACACAGCAGGCCTGTCGGCGCCGACGACACAGGACACGAGAAGGCAGACAGAGAAAGCAAGGAGCCATCGCGGTGGGTTACGACGTTGTCATCGAGATCCCGAAGGGGTCGCGCAACAAGTACGAGGTCGACCATGAGACGGGCCGGGTGAAGCTGGATCGCTACCTGTACACGCCCATGGGCTACCCGACCGACTACGGGTTCTTCGAGAACACGCTGGGTGAGGACGGCGACCCGCTGGACGCGATGGTGTTGTTGACCGAATCGGTGTTCCCGGGCTGCGTCGTCGAGGTGCGCCCGGTGGCGATGTTCAAGATGACCGACGAGGCCGGTGGCGACGACAAGATCCTGTGCGTGCCCGCCGACGACCCGCGCTGGGACCACATTCAGGACGTCGGTGACGTGAACAGCTTCGAACTGGAGGCGATCAAGCACTTCTTCGTGCACTACAAGGACCTGGAGCCGGGCAAGTACGTCAAGGCCGCCGACTGGGTGGGCCGCGACGAGGCGGTGGCCGAGCTCGAGCGGTCGGTGGAGCGGTTCAAGCAGTCGTCGCACTGACGGCCGCACCGAGTCGTTCACCCGGGCCCGGGGTGCGACACGCCCGGCCCCGGGTGAGTTTTCCTGGCCGTAACATCGGTTAACGTTGCGGTGCTCTGCGGCGCCGATCATGACTGTGTGTTGATGCATCAGGGGATCGGCCTCGACGCGTTCAACGCACTGCCCATGCGCCGGGCCGTCCATGCGGTGTTCGAATGCTGCTACAGCGTGTCGATGGCCACCGATCTGGCGCGCGGTCGACCGTATGCCAGCCACGACGAGCTGTTCCGCGCCGCGGACCGGCTGCTGTTCGAGCTGGGTGAGGAGTCCATCGACCTGATCCTGCAGGCCTATCCCGACATCGGGCGCCGTCCCGGCAGCGAGAAGTCGGCGAAGGAACAGTGCGCGGTGTGGAGCTCCGAGCCCGAGGTGATGGCGGAGCTCAACCAGGCCTCGAAACACTACCTGGAGCATTTCGGCTTCGGCTTCGTGATGTACGTGGGCGGGTTGTCCGCCCAGGAGGTGCTCACCGCACTGCACCAGCGGCTGCACCACGACACCGAGACCGAGCGCAAGGTGGTCCGCAACGAGTTGGCCCGCATCAACCGCACCCGGCTGGAGCGGATGCTGGGCCCCGAGGGCGGCTACGACAACTGGTACTGACAACTGGTACTGACAACCGGTACCGACAACTGGTACTGGTTCGACCGGCTGCCGGCCGTCACGACGCGCGGCGGTGCGGCCGGGCCGCGAGCAGATCGAGTACATCGGCGCCGACCGCCCGCAGATCGAGCTGTTTGGACGCCGGAACCAGGGTGACCCCGTCGGCGACCCCGGCCGCCTCGATATCGGCGATCAGCCCGGCCAGCCCGATCACCGTGCCGGCGTAGCGCACCCCGGCGACCGCTTCGACATCCCGTTGTGCGGCACGGAAATCCGGCCCGACCGCGACCGCGACATCGAGGATGACGGCCACGTCGTCGTCGGCCTTGAGCTGTGCTCGCGCCCGGCGCGCCCGCGCCAGGTCGGCGGCGGCGATGCGTACCGCCGGGCCGGAGCCCCGGGTCAACTCGGTCCACTCGCCGGTCGCGTCATCAGCCACAAATAACCGCACGGACCCACGCTAGGCACCGGCAGCGGCCACTTCGAGGGTTGCGCTCAGCGGGAATCGAATGACCCCTCGCTGTCCGGGTCGGACTCCACCGGATCGACATCGCGCACGTCCCGGACCCGGGTTCGGTACAGGCTCAACGCCGTCGTCACGATCAGCGTGGCGACGATCACGCCCAGCGACACCAGGGTGGGGATCTCCGGCACCCAGGTGAGGTGTTCGCCGCCGTTGATGAATGGCAGCTCGTTCTCGTGCAGCGCGTGCAGGAACAGCTTCACCGAGATGAACAGCAGGATCACGGCCAGGCCCTGGGACAGGTACACCAGCCGGCGCAGCAGGTCGCCGAGCAGGAAGTACAGCTGGCGCAGCCCCATCAGTGCGAACACGTTCGCGGTGAACACCAGGTAGGGCTCCTGGGTCAGACCGTAGATGGCCGGGATCGAGTCGAGCGCGAAGATCAGGTCGGTGGTGCCCAGCGCGACGATGACCAGGAACATCGGCGTCATCACGCGCTTGCCGTTCTCCTTGACCCACATCCGCAGCCCGGCCCAGGTGTCGGTCATGCTCAGGTGGTTGCGGGCGAAGCGGACCACGAAGTTGTCGCCGTCGTCGTCGTGATCGGTGTCGCGGAGCAGGCTGATCGCGGTGTAGAGCAGAAAGCCCGCGAAGATGTAGAACACCCAGGAGAACTTGCTGATCGCGACCGCGCCCAACCCGATGAAGATGCCGCGGAAGATCAGCGCCAGGATGATGCCGACCAGCAGGGCCTGCTGCTGGAACTTCCGCGGCACGTTGAAGCTGGCCATGATGATCAGGAAGACGAACAGGTTGTCGACCGACAGGCTGTATTCGGTCAGCCACCCGGCGAAGAACTCCAGGCCGTACCTGCTGCCGTGGAAGATCCAGGTCCACAGGCCGAAGAGCACGGCCAGCGTGACGTAGACGCCCAGCGCGATCCCGGTCTCGCGGCGGGACGGCTCGTGCGGGCGGCGCCCGATGACGATCACGTCGAACGACAGAACGGCGATCGTCCCGGTGAGCGTTATCGCCCACTCGATTGCGGATACGTTCACAAAACCTCCGGTCGTCAGAACGCCGGAGGTCTCTTCCGCCGCCACGAGCGTGCCGGCCCGCAGCACCGGTCGACCGATGACGGCCGACGTGATGACGACGCCGCGGCGAAGGAGTACTCCCCTCCGACGCCGATTGTGCCAGGTAAGCGACGTTGACCGAAATCGCTGGGACCAAACCTCGCCGAACCCGGCCCGATGGTGTGACGCCGGCCGGGAGTGGTGCGGCCGTGTGAACCCGGTGCGACGGTGGTGCCTTAGTACCTTGTATCCGTGACCGAGGACCCGCTGCCGGAAGCCCTGGACGCCGCGCAGTGTGCACCGTCGGCGCCCGGGCCGGAGCCGCGCACGCTGGTCGACATCCTCTACGACACCGCGCGTCGCCATCCGCACGCGCCGGCGATCGACGACGGCGAGGTCCAGCTGACCTATGCCGAGTTGATCGCCGACATCGAGGAGACGGTCGACTGGCTGGCGGCCCGCGGCATCGGCCGCGGCGACCGGATCGGCATCCGGATCCCGGGTGGCGGCTACGCGCTGTATGTGGCGATCCTGGCGGTGCTGGCCGCCGGCGCGGCCTACGTCCCGATCGAACCGGGCGACGACGAGCGGGCCGGGGCGCTGTTCGGTGAGCTCGGCGTGGTGGGGGTGATCACCGAACGCGGGTTGATCCGCGGACCGGGGTCGTCGCGGGGCTGGCGGGCAGGCCAGCCGCTGGGCCGCGACGACGCCTGGATCCTGGTGCCGCCGGAGGCGGCCGGCGCCGCCCACGCGATCGCGGTGACCCATCGCATCGCCGCGGCGGCGGTCGATGCACAGTCGCGGATCTTCTTGACGGACAGCCCGATCGGCCCGGGTGACCGGGTGCTCGCCGCGATGCCGGTGGCCACCGACGCGGCCTGCCGGGAGATGTGGTTGGCCTGGGCACACGGGGCGTGTCTGGTGCCTGCGCCACCCGCGTTGGCGCGCAACGGTGTCGACCTGGGCCCGTGGCTTTCGTCGCGGACGCCGACCGTGGTGACGGCGACGCCGTCGGCGGCAGCGCGCTGGCCGGTCGAGGCGCTGGAGTCGGTGCGGCTGCTCATCCTGGTCGGCGAGACCTGTCCGGCCGATGTGGCCGCACGCCTGGTGACGGCCCCGCTGGTGGGGGCGCCGGGCGCGCGGGAGGTGTGGAGCTGCTACGGCGCCTTCGGCGCGACCGGGACGGTGTGTGCGGCCCGGCTCGGCGAGGCTGACCCGACCGCGCTCGGGTCACCGCTGCCGGGCTGGGAGGTGGCCGTCGTCGACGAGCACGGCCGGCCGGTCGGTGCGGGCGAGGTGGGCGAACTCGTCCTCGGCGGCGGCTGCCTGGCACGCGCGGTCGAC
The window above is part of the Mycolicibacterium hassiacum DSM 44199 genome. Proteins encoded here:
- a CDS encoding SIMPL domain-containing protein, producing the protein MGIAARISAPFVLLVAAVTTGVLSGCDASPGQVGSGSGGELRQVTVVGSGEVRGAPDTLNVRASVEAVAPDVTGAMNQTSERVQAVINALVDAGVDRDDISTTNVSLQPQFANDGNTITGYRASNAFEVKIRQVDAASPALALIISSGGNSTRINNVSYTIEDDSQLVRDARARAFDDARERAEQYAELSGLKLGKVVSISESSETQAPPTPMPRAEMAAAPVPLEPGQQTVQFSVTVVWELT
- a CDS encoding molybdopterin oxidoreductase family protein, whose product is MTDTVLRICPLCEATCGLTLTIADGRVTGARGDKDDVFSAGFICPKGASFAELDNDPDRLPGPLVRRDGRLVPASWAEAFAAVAAGLGAVLGEHGGGAVGVYLGNPNAHTVAGALYPPVLIRALGTRQVFSASTLDQMPKHVALGLMFGSPVAFTVPDLDRTDYLVIIGANPVVSNGSLATAPDFVGRLKALRRRGGRLVVIDPARTRTAELADRHLAVRPGTDAALLQAVVNVLFDERLADLGALADHVHGVDEMQRVAADFTPERVAGYCGVDAGEIRTLARELAAAPTAAVYGRIGTCTVEFGTLTSWLVDAVNVLTGNLDRPGGVMFPLGPTAPAPRPPRPGRGFTTGRWRSRVSGYPEVLSEFPATALAEEIDTPGDGQIKALITIAGNPVLSAPDGDRLDRALAGLGFMVSVDPYLNETTRHADVILPPPPPSRSPHFDFALNNLAVRNNVRYSPAPLPLSGRPDEAEILSRLILIVFGAGPDGDPALVDEQVIATTLAKETADPDSPVAGRPVKELVGMLPPGPGYERRLDMMLRLGPYGDAFGAKPDGLTLQRVKAAPHGIDLGPLRPRLPELLRTPSGRIELAPQPLLADVDRLRADLDRRDHGFVLIGRRHLRSNNSWMHNLPALVGGSNRCTLRIHPDDAAELGLTDTAVVKGPGGELSAPVERSDEMRRGVVSLPHGWGHDRDGTGQRVAADHPGVNVNQLNDGSRLDPLSGTAVLNGIPVDIAPAG
- the hpt gene encoding hypoxanthine phosphoribosyltransferase, with the translated sequence MHVAAQSAELYPGDIKSVLLTSEQIQAKIAELGARVGEDYAETCRASGQDLLLVTVLKGAVFFVTDLARAIPLPVQMEFMAVSSYGSSTSSSGVVRILKDLDRDISGRDVLIVEDIVDSGLTLSWLLRNLATRNPRSLRVCALMRKPEAVRADVDIAYVGFDIPNEFVVGYGLDYAERYRDLPYIGTLHPRVYAEQ
- the tilS gene encoding tRNA lysidine(34) synthetase TilS, which codes for MDRSGAVAALTAAVDQFCRHHAVDVPGWCVALSGGADSLALTAVAARLRPTTALIVDHRLQAGSDRVAHTARDQALALGCVAVQVLTVEVGRDGGLEAAARTARYEALRKARGDAPVLLAHTLDDQAETVLLGLGRGSGPRSIAGMRPYDPPWCRPLLEVRRAVTHAACAELGLTPWQDPHNTDRRFTRVRLRTEVLPLLEDVLGGGVAEALARTAAALREDTDCLDRLADAVRAEASTDAGLDVRRLETLDPALRRRVLRGWLLAGGATDLTDKQIRAVDALITAWRGQGGVAVGSRLARTRLFARRSGGRLTLHTEPV
- a CDS encoding zinc-dependent metalloprotease: MSPPAQQTRLSVGRAVDWRFAATVGEKLARPGPAATEYTRRQAVEQLTELSRRAEVPVRELTGLNEGDQIPEARIVDRREWIRSATESMRVMTGGEQPDGNRPSFAGRITGAQTGAVLAFVSQGILGQYDPFGPHGGELLLVYPNVIAVERQLRVRPTDFRMWVCLHEVTHRVQFRANPWLADHMSQSLAVLTEEPGNDVGELVGRLAEYVRDRRAAADGSGGDPYSSGVIGLMRAVQAEPQRRALDQLLVLGTLLEGHAEHVMDAVGPAVVPSVAVIRSRFDERRRRSQPPLQRLLRALLGVDAKMSQYTRGKAFVDHVVARVGMARFNAIWSGPENLPLPAEIDEPQLWIDRVL
- the dacB gene encoding D-alanyl-D-alanine carboxypeptidase/D-alanyl-D-alanine endopeptidase, yielding MRPTRWRRSTHALIGVAVLVLVAAVVAVAAVVTGGSPDAAAGKPLPAPVTAKPAVVPVADTAPRPEPARLAAALAPALADPNLGKFTGRVSDALTGAELWSQGATVPMQPASTNKTLTAAAALLTLPRDARLTTRVLAGERPGVVVLKGGGDPTLSAAPPDEDTWYRDAARISDLAEQVRRAGISPTAVEVDISAYSGPTMAPGWDPLDIDGGDIAPMEAVMLDGGRTQPVSFDSRRSHTPALDAGRALAAALGVDPNRVTVLRGPARTTHEIGSVQSPPLIDRLRDMMYASDNVMAEAIGREVAAATGRPQSFAGAVEAVLDRLRSVGINTAGARLFDSSGLSVDNRLTALTLDDVVNAAAGDRTPALRPLVELLPIAGGSGTLSNRYLDTEAGRAATGFLRAKTGSLTGTNTLAGIVTDRSGRVLTFALISNDAGPMGRVALDNVAAVLRSCGCSR
- a CDS encoding inorganic diphosphatase, with translation MGYDVVIEIPKGSRNKYEVDHETGRVKLDRYLYTPMGYPTDYGFFENTLGEDGDPLDAMVLLTESVFPGCVVEVRPVAMFKMTDEAGGDDKILCVPADDPRWDHIQDVGDVNSFELEAIKHFFVHYKDLEPGKYVKAADWVGRDEAVAELERSVERFKQSSH
- a CDS encoding 2-oxo-4-hydroxy-4-carboxy-5-ureidoimidazoline decarboxylase; amino-acid sequence: MHQGIGLDAFNALPMRRAVHAVFECCYSVSMATDLARGRPYASHDELFRAADRLLFELGEESIDLILQAYPDIGRRPGSEKSAKEQCAVWSSEPEVMAELNQASKHYLEHFGFGFVMYVGGLSAQEVLTALHQRLHHDTETERKVVRNELARINRTRLERMLGPEGGYDNWY
- a CDS encoding TerC family protein; the protein is MNVSAIEWAITLTGTIAVLSFDVIVIGRRPHEPSRRETGIALGVYVTLAVLFGLWTWIFHGSRYGLEFFAGWLTEYSLSVDNLFVFLIIMASFNVPRKFQQQALLVGIILALIFRGIFIGLGAVAISKFSWVFYIFAGFLLYTAISLLRDTDHDDDGDNFVVRFARNHLSMTDTWAGLRMWVKENGKRVMTPMFLVIVALGTTDLIFALDSIPAIYGLTQEPYLVFTANVFALMGLRQLYFLLGDLLRRLVYLSQGLAVILLFISVKLFLHALHENELPFINGGEHLTWVPEIPTLVSLGVIVATLIVTTALSLYRTRVRDVRDVDPVESDPDSEGSFDSR